A DNA window from Ipomoea triloba cultivar NCNSP0323 chromosome 10, ASM357664v1 contains the following coding sequences:
- the LOC116032918 gene encoding neutral peroxidase has translation MASFVARLTLALSFIALALAGYSLFQNTLSSPTHTLIPTWLDNTFDSADVLSYLGFGKSSGRLSDSNCVFSAVKEIVDAAINAETRMGASLIRLHFHDCFVDGCDGGILLNDTANFTGEQGAPANSNSVRGFSVIDQAKRNAQTKCADTPVSCADVLAIAARDAFRKFTNQTYNITLGRQDARTANFTGANTQLPAPFDNLTIQTRKFADKGFNQREMVVLAGAHTVGFSRCAVLCTSTNLNQNRSATLQCTCPASANDTGLVGLDPSPGTFDKKYFEELVKGQGLLFSDQELMQSNATVTAVRRYRDATGAFLTDFAAAMVKMSNLPPSAGVQLEIRNVCSRVN, from the exons ATGGCTTCCTTCGTGGCTCGGCTCACTCTGGCTCTGAGCTTCATAGCCCTCGCCTTAGCCGGCTACTCTCTCTTCCAAAACACACTCTCATCCCCCACTCACACGCTCATCCCCACTTGGCTCGACAACACATTCGACTCCGCCGACGTCCTGTCTTACCTCGGCTTCGGAAAATCCTCCGGCAGGCTTTCCGACTCAAACTGCGTGTTCTCAGCCGTTAAGGAAATCGTCGACGCCGCCATAAATGCCGAGACTCGCATGGGCGCCTCCCTTATCCGCCTCCACTTCCATGACTGCTTCGTCGAC GGCTGCGATGGAGGAATCCTCTTAAATGACACAGCCAATTTCACCGGAGAACAAGGTGCACCGGCCAACAGCAACTCCGTCAGAGGCTTTAGTGTAATAGATCAGGCAAAACGGAACGCCCAAACTAAATGCGCCGACACACCTGTATCCTGTGCAGACGTCTTAGCCATTGCTGCTCGTGATGCTTTTAGAAAA TTCACGAACCAAACGTACAATATAACGTTAGGAAGACAGGACGCAAGAACGGCGAACTTCACCGGAGCTAACACCCAACTTCCGGCGCCGTTCGACAACCTGACCATACAAACGAGGAAGTTCGCCGACAAGGGTTTTAACCAGAGAGAAATGGTGGTCCTGGCCGGAGCACACACGGTGGGATTTTCCCGGTGCGCGGTTCTGTGCACGAGCACAAACCTGAATCAGAACAGGTCGGCGACTCTGCAATGCACCTGCCCTGCAAGCGCGAACGACACGGGCTTGGTCGGACTAGACCCGTCGCCGGGGACATTTGACAAGAAATACTTCGAGGAGCTAGTGAAAGGTCAAGGGCTGCTGTTTTCCGACCAAGAGCTGATGCAGAGCAACGCGACGGTGACGGCCGTTAGGAGGTACAGGGATGCCACCGGCGCTTTCCTCACGGACTTCGCCGCCGCCATGGTGAAGATGAGCAATTTGCCGCCCTCCGCCGGAGTTCAGCTCGAAATCCGCAACGTTTGCAGCCGGGTCAATTAA
- the LOC116033458 gene encoding anionic peroxidase-like, with protein sequence MASIVSRLSLALSLIALALAGYSIYTHTQSAMESQPIKALPAWLQLPTFQSANVLSYYPSGRKSSPGMLSDEACVFSAVKEVVDAAIDNETRMGASLIRLFFHDCFVDGCDAGLLLNDTPTFTGEQTAFGNLNSVRGFEVIEQAKQNAVAKCADTPVSCADILSIAARDSFERFSGATYTVTLGRLDARTANLTGANTQLVGPSENLTEQVRKFGIKGFNERELVALLGSHTLGFARCPVLCNSVNINPVRVPGLQCNCPVTNTDPGLVGLDPTPDTFDQRYYSDLVNGQGLLFSDQQLMNSTTTSDAVTTYRDSIDTFLADFAAAMVKMSNLPPSAGVELEIRDVCSRVNDVSVASV encoded by the exons ATGGCTTCCATTGTGAGTCGGCTCAGCCTTGCGCTGAGCCTCATAGCTCTAGCCCTAGCCGGCTACTCCATTTACACGCACACACAGTCAGCCATGGAGAGCCAGCCCATCAAGGCTCTCCCGGCGTGGCTACAGCTCCCCACGTTCCAATCTGCCAACGTGTTATCGTATTATCCGAGTGGCCGCAAATCCTCCCCCGGCATGCTTTCCGACGAAGCTTGCGTGTTCTCCGCCGTTAAAGAAGTTGTCGACGCCGCCATCGATAACGAAACTCGCATGGGGGCTTCCCTCATTCGTCTCTTCTTCCACGATTGCTTTGTCGAT GGTTGTGATGCAGGGCTTCTTCTGAATGATACGCCGACGTTCACAGGGGAACAAACTGCATTTGGCAATCTTAATTCCGTGAGAGGGTTTGAGGTTATAGAACAAGCTAAACAGAATGCAGTAGCTAAATGTGCCGATACACCCGTATCTTGTGCTGACATTTTATCTATTGCTGCTCGTGATTCTTTCGAACGG TTTAGTGGAGCAACATACACTGTGACTTTAGGGCGACTCGATGCGAGAACCGCGAACTTAACCGGAGCTAATACCCAGCTTGTCGGGCCATCGGAAAACTTGACTGAACAAGTCAGGAAATTTGGCATCAAAGGATTTAACGAGAGGGAATTGGTAGCCTTGTTAGGTTCACACACGCTAGGGTTTGCCAGGTGTCCGGTTTTATGTAATAGCGTTAACATTAACCCGGTTCGGGTCCCCGGTCTGCAATGCAACTGTCCTGTAACTAATACTGACCCGGGTTTGGTCGGGCTGGACCCCACTCCCGATACATTCGACCAACGTTATTACTCTGACCTAGTCAACGGCCAAGGCCTCCTGTTTTCCGACCAACAGCTGATGAACAGCACCACCACCAGCGACGCCGTGACGACGTACCGTGACTCCATCGATACCTTCCTTGCCGACTTCGCCGCCGCCATGGTCAAGATGAGCAACCTGCCGCCGTCCGCCGGAGTTGAGCTCGAAATCCGTGACGTCTGCAGCCGGGTGAATGACGTCTCTGTTGCATCCGTGTGA
- the LOC116031507 gene encoding anionic peroxidase-like, whose protein sequence is MASFVTRLSLALSFIALALAGFSIYQNTHTAMKGQLKLTPTWLDNTLESSVADVLSLRLGISSGKLSDEDCIFSAVKEVVDAAIDAETRMGASLIRLFFHDCFVDGCDAGLLLNDTPTFTGEQTAGGNNNSVRGFEVIQQAKENVKAKCPYIQVSCADILSIAARDSFQRFTGETYTVTLGRLDARTANLTGANTQLVGPNEELASQVEKFAAKGFTETELVALLGVHTVGFSRCPLLCVPIFINPARASTLQCNCPVSPDDTGLVGLDPTPLTWDQSFYSDVANGQGLLFSDNELMNSNTTSAAVRRYRDEMDAFLADFAAAMVKMSLLPPSPGVELEIRDVCSEVNAYTVASM, encoded by the exons ATGGCTTCCTTTGTCACTCGGCTCAGCCTGGCCCTTAGCTTCATCGCCCTAGCCCTAGCTGGCTTCTCCATTTACCAGAATACCCATACAGCCATGAAAGGGCAGCTTAAGCTCACCCCAACGTGGCTGGACAACACTCTAGAGTCGTCAGTGGCCGACGTGCTCTCACTACGCCTTGGCATCTCCTCCGGCAAGCTTTCCGACGAAGACTGCATATTCTCCGCCGTTAAGGAAGTAGTTGACGCCGCCATTGATGCAGAAACCCGCATGGGTGCTTCCCTCATTCGCCTCTTCTTCCATGACTGCTTTGTCGAT GGTTGTGACGCAGGTCTTCTATTAAACGATACGCCTACTTTCACCGGAGAACAGACCGCCGGCGGCAATAATAACTCAGTCAGAGGTTTTGAGGTGATACAACAAGCTAAAGAGAATGTGAAAGCCAAATGTCCCTACATACAAGTATCTTGTGCGGACATCTTATCCATTGCTGCCCGTGATTCTTTTCAGAGA TTCACGGGAGAAACGTACACCGTGACTCTGGGAAGACTCGATGCGAGAACGGCGAACCTTACCGGAGCTAACACCCAGCTCGTCGGACCAAACGAGGAATTAGCATCGCAAGTCGAGAAATTTGCGGCGAAAGGGTTCACCGAAACGGAGCTAGTCGCGTTGTTAGGTGTTCACACGGTTGGGTTTTCGAGATGTCCGCTTTTATGCGTTCCCATTTTCATCAACCCCGCCCGGGCCTCCACGCTGCAATGCAACTGTCCGGTGAGTCCCGACGACACCGGGCTGGTGGGCCTGGACCCCACTCCGTTGACGTGGGACCAAAGCTTTTACTCCGACGTGGCCAACGGTCAAGGTCTTCTGTTCTCCGATAATGAGCTGATGAATAGCAACACCACCAGCGCCGCCGTTAGGAGGTACAGGGACGAGATGGACGCTTTCCTCGCCGATTTCGCCGCCGCCATGGTGAAGATGAGCCTCCTGCCGCCGTCCCCCGGAGTGGAGCTCGAAATCCGCGACGTTTGCAGCGAGGTGAATGCCTACACAGTTGCATCCATGTGA
- the LOC116032713 gene encoding anionic peroxidase: MASFMKQLSLVLSFIALALAGCAVYQNTQTAMKDQLKVTPTWLDNTLKSTNLLSLGLGKPSGGKLGDEACVFSAVKEVVVAAINAEARMGASLIRLFFHDCFVDGCDAGLLLNDTATFTGEQTAAGNLNSVRGFGVIEQAKQNVKTKCPDMSVSCADILSIAARDSFEKFSGSTYTVTLGRKDARTANLTGANTQLVGPNENLTSQLTKFAAKGFNGTEMVALLGSHTIGFARCPLLCVSAFINPARVSTLNCNCSGTVNATGLVGLDPTPTTWDQRYFSDVVNGQGLLFSDNELLKGNTTNAAVRRYRDAMGAFLTDFAAAMVKMSNLPPSPGVALEIRDVCSRVNANSVASM; the protein is encoded by the exons ATGGCTTCCTTCATGAAACAGCTCAGCCTTGTCCTTAGTTTCATAGCCTTAGCCCTCGCAGGCTGCGCTGTTTACCAGAACACACAAACCGCCATGAAAGACCAGCTTAAGGTTACCCCAACGTGGCTAGACAACACATTAAAGTCGACCAATTTGTTGTCTCTTGGTCTCGGGAAACCCTCCGGCGGTAAGCTTGGCGATGAAGCGTGTGTATTCTCGGCCGTTAAGGAAGTTGTGGTCGCCGCCATTAATGCAGAAGCTCGCATGGGCGCTTCCCTCATTCGTCTCTTCTTCCATGACTGCTTCGTTGAT GGTTGTGATGCAGGTTTGCTGCTAAACGATACGGCTACCTTCACCGGAGAACAGACCGCCGCCGGCAATTTGAACTCCGTCCGGGGTTTTGGGGTAATAGAACAAGCTAAACAGAATGTGAAAACCAAATGCCCAGACATGTCTGTATCTTGTGCCGACATTTTATCCATTGCTGCTCGTGATTCTTTTGAAAAA ttCTCCGGCTCAACGTACACCGTGACTTTGGGAAGAAAGGACGCTCGAACGGCGAATCTCACCGGAGCTAACACCCAACTCGTCGGACCAAACGAAAATTTGACGTCGCAACTCACAAAATTTGCTGCGAAAGGGTTTAACGGGACGGAGATGGTGGCCCTGTTAGGTTCACACACAATCGGGTTTGCGAGATGTCCGCTTTTGTGCGTTAGCGCTTTCATTAATCCCGCTCGGGTCTCCACTCTGAACTGCAACTGCTCGGGAACTGTGAACGCCACCGGGTTGGTGGGCCTGGACCCCACTCCGACAACGTGGGACCAGCGCTATTTCTCCGACGTCGTTAACGGTCAAGGTCTTCTGTTTTCCGACAATGAGCTGTTGAAAGGCAACACCACCAACGCCGCCGTGAGGAGGTACAGGGACGCCATGGGTGCTTTCCTCACCGACTTCGCCGCCGCCATGGTGAAGATGAGCAACCTGCCGCCGTCCCCCGGAGTGGCGCTCGAAATCCGCGACGTTTGCAGCAGGGTGAATGCCAACTCAGTTGCATCCATGTGA
- the LOC116031987 gene encoding anionic peroxidase-like, with translation MASFMKQLSLVLSFIALALAGCAVYQNTQTAMKDQLKVTPTWLDRTIKSTNLLSLGLGKPSGGKLSDEACVFSAVKEVVDAAIDAEARMGASLIRLFFHDCFVDGCDAGLLLNDTANFTGEQTAGGNNNSVRGFGVIEQAKQNTINKCPDTPVSCADILSIAARDSFEKFTGETYTVTLGRFDARTANLTGANIQLVGPSEDLASQISKFAAKGFNETEMVALLGSHTIGFARCPLLCVSAFINPARVSTLNCNCSGTVNTTGLVGLDPTPTTWDQRYYSDVANGQGLLFSDNELITGNTTSAAVHRYRDAMDAFLNDFAAAMVKMSNLPPSPGVALEIRNVCSEVNANTVASM, from the exons ATGGCTTCTTTCATGAAACAGCTCAGCCTAGTCCTTAGTTTCATAGCCTTAGCCCTAGCAGGCTGCGCCGTTTACCAAAACACACAAACCGCCATGAAAGACCAGCTTAAGGTTACCCCGACGTGGCTGGACAGGACAATAAAGTCAACCAACCTGTTGTCACTTGGTCTTGGGAAACCCTCCGGCGGTAAGCTTTCCGATGAAGCGTGTGTATTCTCGGCCGTTAAAGAAGTAGTGGACGCCGCCATTGATGCAGAAGCTCGCATGGGCGCTTCCCTCATTCGTCTCTTCTTCCATGACTGCTTTGTTGAT GGTTGTGATGCAGGTCTTCTGCTAAACGATACGGCTAACTTCACCGGAGAACAGACCGCCGGCGGCAATAATAACTCAGTCCGAGGTTTTGGGGTAATAGAACAAGCTAAACAGAATACGATAAACAAATGCCCAGACACTCCTGTATCTTGTGCAGACATTTTATCCATTGCTGCCCGTGATTCTTTCGAGAAA TTCACCGGAGAAACGTACACCGTGACTCTGGGAAGATTCGACGCTCGAACGGCGAACCTCACCGGAGCTAACATCCAACTGGTCGGACCAAGCGAAGATTTGGCGTCGCAAATCAGCAAATTTGCGGCGAAAGGGTTTAACGAGACGGAGATGGTGGCGCTGTTAGGTTCACACACAATCGGGTTCGCAAGATGTCCGCTTTTGTGCGTTAGCGCTTTCATTAATCCCGCTCGGGTCTCCACTCTGAATTGCAACTGCTCGGGAACTGTGAACACCACCGGGTTGGTGGGCCTGGACCCCACTCCGACAACGTGGGACCAGCGCTATTACTCCGACGTGGCCAACGGCCAAGGTCTTCTGTTTTCCGACAATGAGCTGATAACAGGCAACACCACCAGCGCCGCCGTGCATAGGTACAGGGACGCGATGGATGCTTTCCTCAACGACTTCGCCGCCGCCATGGTGAAGATGAGCAACCTGCCGCCGTCCCCCGGAGTGGCGCTCGAAATCCGCAACGTTTGCAGCGAGGTGAATGCCAATACAGTTGCATCCATGTGA